AACAGCAGATAGGTGGCCAGGATAATCGCAGTGGGCCACGGACTGGCCAAAAAAGCCAGCTGCTCGGGATCTACCGGTGTAAGCATGTTCGTATCCAAGATCCCAAATGGACGGGGTTCCGTTCGTGAGGAAGGTTTTTGTGGAATTGAATAGACTCAAATACTTGCCCCAATTGCATTGTgaagtgaaataaataatttatgatcGAGTATATCGAGTGTATGTATATGCTTAGCAGGTACCATTAGGCAGGCATTGAGACACTGTTTGCACTTTGAAGTCGACTCTGAATTTAATTAAGCCTTGGGCACGAGACCTAATGGAAAGAGCGACTTTGCAAACAGTCacaaatgatttatttttgcaatttcCACTGAAGTTTTTCGATTAAATCCAACTAGTCTCCTAGTTTCTTAACAAAGCTTTTAAAACAGtacttttttgaaaatcggaacGAATGCTCATATCATACCAAAACCTGCCATAACAACGATaggaaaattaatagaaacaaGTAAGAAGCTACCATGAGTGGGCTTGAGGTTCTTCTCAACAACTGAGGGTAAAGATACACtactggccgaaataataagtacatgcgTATGTGGTTTGATTCAagtcctataaaatttgtttaataaacttaagaaaaaaacccactttatttttagtttccgtacttattccagataataaaaataactgcctaaaggattttacatttcaaatttagagacaggggtcaattttatccaaaaagcatgaaaatgggctggccgaaataataagtacacccATTCTTCTAAGTCTAGAACTCGGAAcgtattagatatttttcacTTCTTTCTTCTTACAAGTAAACTTAGATTAGTATCCAATAGAACCACACTCGTTTTAGGTAACTTTcgctattatttttggcattctagCAGGAAGTCTGTGGCAAGTCAGTACTAGAAGCTGAGACCAGGTTTCTTCAGCAAATCTTCACAAATCgtcaacattttaaaatgttttggttACAATTCGACGTTTTAAGTTTCCCCACAATGTTTAGTTTAGGTTTATGATAGGAGACTGACTTGACCATCTCATAACAGTTACCTCTCTCTTGCCAAAAAGGACCTGTTTGGTCATCCAAGGCCATTTCCGGCGAAattgacatttaaatttgagCTCGAACAGTTTGTCGTAGACTGCATGAGACAGGATTACAAGGACGTATACCCCAAAAGGTTCTATTACTTCAAGGAAAATTTTTTCAGATGAAGCAAAAGctttgcaacatttttttggtatggTCTGAACCGGAGGTGGAAACAAAATACTTTGGggcaatgaaacaaaaatatttctttttgaaaaCGATTCTAGACGGTTTGTACGTCAAACCAAAGTCAAAAAATTGAGCTTTgaaacgcgaaaaaaaaagttaagccCGGAGACAGATGCATAAAGGTCAGGGGCTGTTTTTCCTGGCATGGCGTTGTGCAAATACATCTCATAAATGGTATTACGACCGTAttcgaaaataaaacttttttaactgGCATCTTCTAACCATATGCTTAGGGAAACATGCCCTTCCGATAGATTTTCCAACGAGATAACGATCCAAAGTAAACCTTAAAAGTCATCATGGCCTGGTTTAGGGACAAAAAAGTAACCGTCATGGGTTGGAAAAGTCAGTTTCCGAACTCATACCTAATCAAAAATTTATGGGGAAACTTAAAACGTCGTATTGTAAccaatacatttaaaaattttgaagatttgtgaagatttGCTGAAGAAACATGGTCTGAGTTTCTAGTAGTGACTTGCAACAAACTTCTTGctagaatgccaaaaataatagcgAAAGTTACCTAAAACGAGTGTGGTTTTATTGGATACTAATCTAAGTTAACTAATAAGAAAACAGAAGTGCAAAATATCTAATACGTTCCGAGTTCTAGGCTTAGAAGAATgggtgtacttattattttggcCAACTCATTTTCAGGCTTTTTGGATAAAATTGACCCCTGTctctaaatttgaaatgtaaaatcctttaggcagttatttttattatctagaataagtacggaaactaaaaataaagtgggttttttccttaagtttattaaacaaattttataggacttgaaacaaaccacatacgcatgtacttattatttcggccagtaGTGTAGATGGGATTTTCATTATGGAGGAGGCAGTGAGCTTaatgaaatttgcataatatataaaactctAGGGATGACAGAAAATCGGAATATAACGATAATGTATTGATAACAAAAAGGCTGATATATTCACGTtgcgataaaaaatagattttatcacttttaaagttaaatatgaaaatgtcatcatataaataaacattctGAAATTATTCGTTAATACcgataattatattaaaatctttttttagCCACCAAAATCTATCCCTAGAACAAATGTGGAACTTATTGTTTCATTAAAAGAATCAAAAATATCCAGGTTATAAATACGCAACACACTCCTTATACGAGTTATGCAATTGcattacatatttataatttgcaTGGAACTAAGTCACTTCTCAGTGCTTTTCTATTGTTCACTACCCCTTAAATAGCTATTCAAAGCTATTCCATGGCCTACACCTACATTCCCTAGCTTGAGGTAAGTTATTGAAACAGCGCCGGCTTTCGCTGCGGCGGTTTTAATTGTTTCTAAAAATTCTAAATGTGGCTACAATGTTTTGCTTACTGCACCTTCATCTGGGACTTTTTCCTGCCGGGAAGTATGTAAGCCTTGACGTAAAAGTTGGTGAAGAGCGTGATGAAGGCCGCACCCACTAGCGTGCCCATGTAGATCACCGTTCGCGACGCATTGCAGTTGGGCTGCCTCAAATGGTTGATCAAGAATGACACACCGAGACAGAACTGGACCAACTGGACGATGGTGATGTACTTCTTCCACCAGAGACTGGCCTGCACCTCGGGGCTGACCGAGGATAGGTAGTAATAGGTGTACATGATGACGTGCACCGCAACGTTAAGAAGGCACACAGGGAACAGGAGGCCTCCATAGCCACTAAAAATGAGATACAAGTATCCGCCAACACACATGATAGTGTGGTGGAAGACGTGCAGGAAGGATATCTGTCGATCCTTCTTCCGCATCACAAAAAAAACCGTCTCGACCAGGTCCATGTACTTGTTGAAGTAGTACGAGTAGGATATCAGGCGTTCCCAGTTCTTGTATTCGTGATCCAGTGGCAGTGTATGGACGCAACTCATGTCGTATGCtttcaaaacaaacaaaaagtacaCGGCCTGAAAAAAAGTATGCAGTTTATTTAAGGATATTTAtgaatacaatatatatattaaataaataagcttaataaataaattacaaatagcTAATCGAGTCCTTTCGATTgttattcattatttatttattgtttacttACACTTAGTAATACCACACTGTTGTACACGATCTGAACAATGTTGTAAACCTTTATTACGCCTCGCAGATCGAAGGGCTTCCGATTCTCCATGATTTTCCTTCCTAACTTTAGCACAAAGAAAAGGTAAGCACCAAGGATCATCATCGGAGACCAGGGACTCCCCACGAGTGGAAACTGGACAGGATCGCCCGATATGGTCAGCGTGCTATTATCGACTTCATACATGGTGATATGCTCCTCCGTTCACTTTGCTTTTTAATAGGCGACTAAGCGAAGTCCGGCCTTTTTAATCCGCACAACAACTTTTCGATTGAATTACAAATTCAAGTAGTTGATGGCAGCATAAAGAATGCCTACCATTTACATAAATtgtacaaattataaaaaaaatgcccAGGTTGCTTAAAGCAATGCTCTgatggaaaaaatatacaaatggaGACCTTGACAGTACATTTCTGGCTGTTTATAccctttaattaaatgtaaaatggCATAGGTCTGGGACTGCACAgctcttatttattattattattttgtacatACACTTTCCACTGACATAGCCAAGAGAATTAAATACCTTTGTCACCCCTGTTTGTCGGAATCGTTTTATGTAGTATGTAGTATGTACTTCGCGCCTGTTGAAACTCCAATTAAACAACTCTCGACAGGGCGGGCTGTGGA
Above is a genomic segment from Drosophila kikkawai strain 14028-0561.14 chromosome 3R, DkikHiC1v2, whole genome shotgun sequence containing:
- the LOC108084105 gene encoding very long chain fatty acid elongase F isoform X1, which translates into the protein MYEVDNSTLTISGDPVQFPLVGSPWSPMMILGAYLFFVLKLGRKIMENRKPFDLRGVIKVYNIVQIVYNSVVLLSAVYFLFVLKAYDMSCVHTLPLDHEYKNWERLISYSYYFNKYMDLVETVFFVMRKKDRQISFLHVFHHTIMCVGGYLYLIFSGYGGLLFPVCLLNVAVHVIMYTYYYLSSVSPEVQASLWWKKYITIVQLVQFCLGVSFLINHLRQPNCNASRTVIYMGTLVGAAFITLFTNFYVKAYILPGRKKSQMKVSCPRLN
- the LOC108084105 gene encoding very long chain fatty acid elongase F isoform X2, giving the protein MYEVDNSTLTISGDPVQFPLVGSPWSPMMILGAYLFFVLKLGRKIMENRKPFDLRGVIKVYNIVQIVYNSVVLLSAVYFLFVLKAYDMSCVHTLPLDHEYKNWERLISYSYYFNKYMDLVETVFFVMRKKDRQISFLHVFHHTIMCVGGYLYLIFSGYGGLLFPVCLLNVAVHVIMYTYYYLSSVSPEVQASLWWKKYITIVQLVQFCLGVSFLINHLRQPNCNASRTVIYMGTLVGAAFITLFTNFYVKAYILPGRKKSQMKVLV